The genomic window GGGTGGACAGCGGAATGAGATCCACCTGCCGGATGGGAATGTCCGCCTTGGGCACCAGCACCAGCCCGGCGCAGGAAGACAGGCCCGACAGCGCGGCTGTGGCCCGGCCCAGCGCATCTTCAAGGCTGCCGCCATCGGCTTTCACCTGCGTCTCGATCTGCGCCCGCTCCTCGGAGGTGATCTCGCCAACCTGCATCATGCCATCGACGAACAGGCGCAGCCCCAGTTCCGTCGGCATGCGGCCCGCGGAGGTGTGCGGGGCGGAAAGCAGGCCGATTTCCTCAAGGTCCTGCATGACGTTGCGGATGGAGGCGGGAGACAGGTTGATCCCCGGCAGGCGCGACAAGGTGCGCGAGCCCACGGGCTCGCCGGTCGCCAGATAGGCTTCCACGATCTGGCGGAAGATATCGCGCGCCCGCTCGTTGATATCGGTAATCGACAGTGTCCTCATGGCCTTGGCGCTGAATGTAAGCGTGTCGCCTGTGCTGTTCAACCGCTGCGGCTTGATGGCAGGCGGTAGGGTCGGTAGAAGCACGGGGCCTTGCGGTGCCTCGTGCGCCGTGGACAGATAGTTCGGTTCGCGACCAATCAATACAAGGAAATTGTCATGCGCCCATCCGGCCGTGCCCCCGATCAGATGCGTTCCCTCGAAATGACGGTGGGGTTCGCCAAGCACGCCGATGGGTCGTGCCTCGTGAAGTTCGGCGATACCCACGTGCTGTGCACGGCTTCGGTCGAGACCAGCGTGCCGGGCTGGCTGCGCGGCAAGGGGCAGGGCTGGGTGACGGCGGAATACGGCATGCTGCCCCGCGCCACCCACAGCCGCACCCCGCGCGAGGCGGCAAAGGGCAAGCAGACCGGCCGCACGCAGGAAATCCAGCGCCTTATCGGCCGTAGCTTGCGGGCCGTGGTTGACCTCGGCAAGCTGGGCGAGCGCCAGATCGTTGTGGACTGCGACGTGATCCAGGCCGATGGCGGCACCCGCACGGCAGCTATTTCAGGCGCGTGGGTGGCGCTCCATCAGGCGCTCACCAAGGTGAAGAACGCGGGGCTTCTTGTTGAATGGCCGCTTGCCGGTCAGGTGGCGGCCGTCTCCTGCGGCGTCTATCAGGGCGTACCGGTGCTGGACCTGGATTACGCCGAGGATTCCACCGCCCACACGGATGCCAACTTCGTGCTCACGGACAACGGCGGCATCGTCGAGGTGCAGGGCACGGCCGAGGGTGCGCCGTTCACGGAAGAAACCCTGCTGCGAATGCTGCGCCTGGCGCGCATCGGCACGCAGGAGATCTTCGCCCTGCAACGCCGCGTTCTGGGGATCTGACATGAGCCGCAAGCTGACGCCGGGAAAGCTGGTCATCGCCAGCCACAATGCGGGTAAGGTGCGGGAAATCCGCGCGCTGCTCGCCCCCTTCGGCATCGAGCCGATCTCGGCGGGCGAGCTGAACCTGCCGGAGCCGGAAGAAACCGGCACCACCTTCATCGCCAACGCCGAGATCAAGGCGCTGGCCTCGGCGCAAGGGGCTGGCCTTCCGGCGCTGGCGGACGACAGTGGCCTCTGCGTCGATGCGCTGGGCGGCGACCCCGGCATCTACTCTGCCCGCTGGGCTGGCCCTTCCAAGGACTTCGCCGTTGCCATGGAGAAGGTGACGCAGTTGCTGGATGAAAAGGGCGTGGCTCCTGAAGACCGCACGGCGCACTTCGTCTGTGCCCTGTGCCTCGCCTGGCCGGATGGCCATACGGAATCTTTCGAAGGCCGGGTTTCCGGCACGCTGGTGTGGCCGATGCGGGGCGAGCACGGCTTCGGCTACGACCCCATCTTTAAACCTGAAGGCTTCGACATCACCTTTGGCGAGATGGAGCCCGCCGCCAAGCACGCCATGTCGCACCGCGCACGGGCCTTCGAGCAACTGGTAGCGGCAGTCATTGACAAATAATCCAGCCCTTGCGGCCTCTTCCCATGACGGCCTTGCAATCTACGTGCACTGGCCGTTCTGCGAGTCCAAGTGCCCGTATTGCGACTTCAACAGCCATGTGCGTGAGAGCGTGGATCACGCCCGCTGGCGGGCGGCGTTGCTCCGCGAGCTGGCCTATGAGGCGGCGCTGACGCCGGGCAGGCCGGTCGTCAGCATCTTCTTCGGTGGCGGCACCCC from Pedomonas mirosovicensis includes these protein-coding regions:
- the rph gene encoding ribonuclease PH, which encodes MRPSGRAPDQMRSLEMTVGFAKHADGSCLVKFGDTHVLCTASVETSVPGWLRGKGQGWVTAEYGMLPRATHSRTPREAAKGKQTGRTQEIQRLIGRSLRAVVDLGKLGERQIVVDCDVIQADGGTRTAAISGAWVALHQALTKVKNAGLLVEWPLAGQVAAVSCGVYQGVPVLDLDYAEDSTAHTDANFVLTDNGGIVEVQGTAEGAPFTEETLLRMLRLARIGTQEIFALQRRVLGI
- the rdgB gene encoding RdgB/HAM1 family non-canonical purine NTP pyrophosphatase, translating into MSRKLTPGKLVIASHNAGKVREIRALLAPFGIEPISAGELNLPEPEETGTTFIANAEIKALASAQGAGLPALADDSGLCVDALGGDPGIYSARWAGPSKDFAVAMEKVTQLLDEKGVAPEDRTAHFVCALCLAWPDGHTESFEGRVSGTLVWPMRGEHGFGYDPIFKPEGFDITFGEMEPAAKHAMSHRARAFEQLVAAVIDK